A genome region from Blautia coccoides includes the following:
- a CDS encoding acyltransferase family protein has product MKKCIEEFHWGLLSKYRTKLMGIAIIWIMLYHGNEIGMILPEPLEIINFVLEKGRGGVEIFLFLSGLGLYYSYSKNPDMKRFYRRRIVRVIFPYLLISLPFWIGQDLLIYRSFSAFVKNITLISFWVEGYTRLWYFGLLIPLYLVFPFIYKWIFGNSRQVNSEIRRAWITIGLVVIFNISIKLIFPDYYSKVEIALTRIPIFIIGVLCGYFAKFNKKVTYGEIAALFLGYSYRMFTYEYHIGGMTVRYWYCALTLVLCFICIFFFEYIEKNQKQHRSGSSNILQIAGKYSLELYIVHIWIRTFFRKCGFDYNINGIRLNKYGLLNYFIIIIISCMVTYIFVKVQSIIRRVVKGFHI; this is encoded by the coding sequence TTGGGGACTTCTAAGTAAATACAGAACTAAGCTGATGGGGATTGCTATTATTTGGATCATGCTGTATCATGGAAATGAAATTGGAATGATATTACCAGAGCCATTAGAAATTATTAACTTTGTTTTGGAGAAAGGAAGAGGAGGCGTAGAAATATTCCTTTTTCTTTCAGGTTTAGGGCTTTATTATTCGTATAGTAAGAATCCTGACATGAAAAGATTTTATAGAAGAAGAATTGTTAGAGTCATTTTTCCATATCTTCTAATTTCACTTCCTTTTTGGATTGGACAAGATTTGCTTATCTATAGAAGCTTTTCAGCATTTGTTAAAAATATAACATTAATTTCTTTCTGGGTTGAGGGGTATACGAGACTTTGGTACTTTGGACTCCTTATACCTCTATACTTAGTATTTCCGTTCATATATAAGTGGATTTTTGGTAATAGCAGACAAGTAAATTCAGAAATAAGAAGAGCTTGGATAACTATAGGATTAGTTGTTATATTTAATATAAGCATTAAACTTATCTTTCCGGATTATTATAGTAAAGTAGAAATAGCGTTAACAAGGATACCTATATTTATTATAGGCGTTTTATGTGGATATTTTGCTAAATTCAATAAAAAAGTTACTTATGGTGAAATAGCAGCGCTTTTTTTAGGATATAGTTATAGAATGTTTACATATGAGTATCATATTGGCGGTATGACAGTCAGATATTGGTATTGTGCATTGACTTTGGTGTTATGTTTTATATGTATATTCTTTTTTGAATACATAGAAAAAAATCAGAAACAGCATCGCTCTGGCAGTTCTAATATTTTACAAATAGCTGGAAAATATTCTTTAGAATTATATATTGTCCATATTTGGATTAGGACATTTTTTAGAAAATGTGGTTTTGATTATAATATTAATGGAATACGGTTAAATAAATATGGATTGTTAAACTATTTTATAATTATTATCATTAGTTGTATGGTGACTTATATTTTTGTAAAAGTACAAAGTATTATTAGGAGAGTAGTGAAAGGTTTTCATATTTGA
- a CDS encoding GBS Bsp-like repeat-containing protein: MDTKEEIKQDPSKNGNAKFTVHKKVIKFAGIIIGYLIAFLSLLIATSISWMFRTWTGLTMNELMFHIQSPLQGTDSGIIISYILSCVLVSIGIILLVGIVYKIVKKKRGLILLFSAVISVVVAGTSINYMWSRLDIKAYASNRSTYSTFIDDNYIDPKSVDIKFPEQKRNLIYIYLESMENTYADEKQGGAFMKNVIPELTELSIANENFSGGQKILNGGISLNGTGWTVAAMFAQSTGLPLMIPIEGNSMNKQENFMPGLTAIGDILQENGYSQNLLLGSDANFGGRKSFYTQHGNYNIYDYYYSKDNGQIPEDYHVFWGYEDKKLFEFAKEHLLEISSLEEPFNMTILTVDTHFEDGYLCEDCQDTYGSDQYANVMACSSKQVSEFVKWVQEQDFYENTTIVISGDHPTMDSDFCEDVDENYIRKVFTTYINSAVEAKGDTYRQYSTFDNFPTTLASLGAVIEGNRLGLGTNLFSSEATLLEKYDKDTIDIELDKKSKLMEKLTEDIIVPEEKIIAEADAEEEIAEVPEVIPTEIEVTPYDFRTGKYEVIVRNLPTDTNVQALRCAVWAEEDQSDLKWYEAELQTDGSYVTKVWAADFGYKVSEYNIHIYTLDMEGEPHLFAESTGEITR; this comes from the coding sequence ATGGATACAAAAGAAGAGATAAAACAAGACCCATCTAAAAATGGAAATGCAAAGTTTACAGTACACAAGAAAGTCATAAAATTTGCAGGGATTATCATAGGATATCTGATTGCTTTTCTTTCTTTATTGATAGCCACCAGTATTTCCTGGATGTTTAGAACCTGGACAGGACTCACTATGAATGAATTAATGTTCCACATTCAATCGCCTCTGCAGGGCACAGATAGTGGGATAATTATCAGCTATATATTATCCTGTGTTCTTGTATCCATAGGGATAATTCTGTTGGTGGGAATTGTCTATAAAATTGTTAAAAAGAAAAGGGGACTTATACTATTATTCTCTGCGGTCATATCTGTGGTCGTGGCAGGTACTTCTATAAACTATATGTGGAGCAGGCTTGATATTAAAGCCTATGCAAGTAACAGAAGCACGTATTCCACGTTTATCGATGATAATTATATAGATCCTAAATCTGTTGATATTAAATTTCCGGAGCAAAAGAGAAATCTGATTTATATTTATCTGGAGTCCATGGAAAATACTTATGCTGATGAAAAGCAAGGCGGAGCTTTTATGAAAAACGTCATACCAGAACTCACGGAATTGTCAATTGCCAATGAAAATTTCTCCGGCGGTCAAAAGATATTAAATGGGGGGATATCATTAAACGGTACTGGATGGACTGTCGCGGCCATGTTTGCACAGAGTACCGGTTTACCATTAATGATTCCAATAGAAGGCAATTCAATGAACAAGCAGGAAAATTTTATGCCGGGTTTGACTGCTATAGGTGATATTCTTCAGGAAAATGGATATTCTCAAAATCTGCTTCTGGGTTCTGATGCGAATTTTGGCGGTAGGAAATCATTTTATACCCAGCATGGGAATTACAATATTTATGACTATTATTATAGTAAAGATAATGGGCAAATACCTGAGGATTACCATGTATTTTGGGGGTATGAGGATAAGAAACTTTTTGAATTTGCGAAAGAGCACTTGCTGGAAATCAGTTCTTTAGAAGAGCCCTTTAATATGACAATTTTAACAGTTGATACTCATTTTGAAGATGGGTATCTATGCGAGGATTGTCAGGATACCTATGGGAGCGACCAATATGCTAATGTTATGGCTTGCTCAAGTAAACAGGTAAGCGAATTTGTGAAGTGGGTACAAGAACAGGATTTTTACGAAAATACAACTATTGTGATATCCGGAGATCATCCTACTATGGATAGTGATTTTTGTGAGGATGTGGATGAGAACTACATTAGAAAAGTATTCACCACATACATAAACTCAGCGGTTGAGGCCAAGGGAGATACTTATAGGCAATACTCTACCTTTGATAATTTTCCAACCACACTGGCAAGTCTGGGCGCAGTCATTGAAGGTAACCGGCTGGGTCTTGGAACAAATTTATTCTCTTCAGAAGCGACCTTACTAGAAAAATATGATAAAGACACCATAGATATTGAACTGGATAAAAAGTCAAAATTAATGGAAAAGCTTACGGAAGATATCATAGTACCGGAAGAGAAGATAATAGCTGAAGCTGATGCAGAAGAAGAAATAGCTGAAGTTCCGGAAGTGATACCGACGGAAATTGAAGTGACCCCATACGATTTCAGGACCGGAAAATATGAGGTTATCGTAAGAAATCTGCCAACAGATACAAATGTTCAGGCTCTGCGCTGTGCCGTATGGGCGGAGGAAGATCAGAGTGATCTGAAGTGGTATGAAGCAGAATTACAGACAGACGGCTCTTATGTTACTAAGGTCTGGGCAGCAGATTTCGGTTACAAAGTATCAGAATATAATATCCATATCTATACGTTAGATATGGAAGGGGAGCCACATTTATTTGCAGAATCAACAGGTGAAATAACAAGATAG